In the genome of Paenibacillus pabuli, the window GTATGCCTTCTGGCGTCCAGCAATCCTATCCTCGCAAGTCCAACGGTTGCACCACATATTGCCGCAACAACATGACCTTTTTCCAAAGATGTCGAAGCTTTTTTCAATATAGGCTCATGAATGGATTCCATCCAAGTATTTCCTCCTGGAAGAATCAACACATCTGTACTTTCCAACATACACTCGTCAACTGAAATGCGAGGTAATATTTCCAATCCTCCCATGGTAGTCACCGGATTTTTATCAACACCCACGGAAACCACCTCTACCGGTGCAAGTCCTTTTTTAAAATACCTTCCCGAGTTTAGTTCAGCAATTAAATAACCTACCTCCCAGTCTGACATCGTATCAAATACATAAAGATATGCTTTTTTGGTATGCATAGTGCACTTCCCTTCTAGTCGATACCCCTAGTATAAAAAAACTTCACTGACATCTTCCGTCAGTAAAGTTTTTCAATTTGAAAATAATCAATTTGCTCATATCGTGGGTTTAATGACTGGAACAGATTTGCCGTATGGTAAAAGGTAACTAGGGTATGTACGAATAAATTGCTTCTTTTAGCTGAAATCTCATTTATCGAAGTCTCTTATGCTATATAAGATACACACTGTTTATGTAAGAAATCATTCCGCCTACATCCCGCCTCAGAGATGAATTTTTCGTTTCACGTTATTCGAAAAAAGGCTACCACTAGGGTAGCCTACTCTCATATCTTCATATTCGAGTATTCACTTTTAGTCATACCATAGAGATACTCATCGTAATGCTGTCCATTAGTGAATACCATATCTCTGAGTTTCCCTTCTTGGACAAATCCAAGACGCTCATGAAGTTCTAATGAACCTTCATTAAAAGCATAAACATGTGCAGTAACTTTCTGATAGCGTAACTCCTCAAAATAATATCGTAACAATATTTTTACAGCTTCTGAAGCATAACCATTGCGCCAGAATTCTCTAAAGATTGCAACACCGTACGTAAAAGTTCCATTGCGGGTATCGCAGTTATTCGAACTCATACTTCCCACTAATACTCCGTCTAAAGTCTCGACCGCGAGCATAATTCTATCCCCATCAGATGCCTGGTGTTCAGCCCAAGCTTTTGTACCATCCTCCGATCTTGGGAAATTTATTACATCGCAAAGTCTAGCACAGTCAGAATCAGAATCATTATTGTGGAACTTATCCCAATCAGTTGGGAGAATTGCACGTAATCTTACTTTAGGGCCTGTCCAAATATTATTTTTCATTCTAGATCCTCCTAAGGTTTATTTACTCCTCTTACCTCACTCATATCTGAATTAAGGCGGAGATCTGGCCTTGGGATCTAAGTCTTCATAGACTACATCGTTCTCATTCCTTTCAACACTTACATCAAGTATATACCGTAATATTCCATTCCTTCAAATTATATTATTCGTGTGCTCTCTTTTCCGCATAAAAAATACACCTCCTAAAAAATCACCGGCATCCCATAAGGTTATGTCCAATGTAAATTTTAGGAGGTGTACGCCAAACAAAAATCTAAATTAAACAACTAACGTTAATCCTCATCTATTCAACTCGAATAACCAGTTTCCCGCGTGTGTGATGGGTTTCGCTTTTTTCGTGTGCTTCACGCAGTCCTTGTTCACTCAAGGGGTATGTCTCATCAATGATGGGTCTCAGCTTGCCCTCAGCAGCGAGCTCAGCCAGCTGATCGAGTTGGTTCCCTTTGGGTTCCATCATGAACACGTTGGCCGTTACACCAGCTTCCTTAGCCCGCTTTTCATCTGGTTGTTCAACAAGCGATACCAGATGCCCGCCGGCCTTTAATACCTTGAAGCTGTTACGCTGAATGTCACCACCCATCGTGTCCAGCACGACATCATAATTGGAGAGAATCTCCGAGAAGTCTTCTTTTTTATAATTGATAAAATGGTCCACTCCCAGCGAACGAAGCAATTCCTCATTCGACTCACTTGCGGTGGAAGCTACTTCAGCACCAAGATATTTGGCAATCTGAATGGCATAGGTCCCTACACCTCCTGCTCCGGCGTGAATGAGAACCTTCTGCCCTTTGGCAAGTCGCCCATGGTCAATAAGTGCCTGCCAGGCTGTCATGGCTGCCAGTGGTATGGCTGCTGCTTCCTCAAAGCTCAAATTTTCCGGAATGCGGGCAATGATGTCCGCATCCACGGCCACATATTCTGCATAGGTCCCGAAATGACGAGGACGGGCAAATACGCGATCTCCCGCTCTGAACCTTGCGACATTCGAACCCGCTTCAGTCACCGTACCGGCAACATCCCCGCCCAATATAAGTGGAAAAGAATCCGCTGCCTCTTTCATATGGCCTTGTCTGACTTTGAAATCCACCGGGTTCACAGAAGTAGCATGAATGCGGATTAGCACCTGATTTACTCCACATGCCGGCTTGGGCATTTCCTTTTCCTTCAATTGTTCCGCTCCGCCGAACTTTTCAATCACAATGGCTTTCATTAGAGATCCCAGCCTTTCTATAGCATTATCGTTATACCCTCCTTCTTCATTACCCTTCCCGGACGTTCACTTGACCTATACTCACGAATTCGCAGCAGGTTTTGGATTCATAATCCAGATCAGGAATCGTGATATAATGTAGAGCTATTGAACCTAATAACGAACAAGCGAGGTAGCGATGTGGAAATTGAAGTAAGTACTTTACATGCATTTTCGGATAAGCCTTTAGGCGGAAATCCCGCAGGAGTTGTTTTGCAAGCAGGACACTTGTCCGACTCCCAGATGCAGGAGATTGCCAGACAAGTTGGATTCTCAGAAACGGCGTTTGTTATGCCATCGGATCAGGCTGATTTCAAAGTTCGTTACTTTACCCCCAGCGATGAAGTTAATCTATGTGGGCATGCAACGGTTGCGCTATTTTATCTGATGGAGGCAGAACAGCTCGTTGATATTGGTACATACACACTGGAGACATTGGCTGGAATTCTTAAAGTAGTTATCGAAACAAATGGTGAAGTATATCTGTCTCAGACGTTGCCGGAGTTTGGAGAGATCGTGGACCGACAGCAGATTGCCGATTCTTTGCATATTCCTTTACATGATTTACACGCCGAATTACCTGTACAGATCGTATCTACCGGACTACCCGATATCTTGATAGCAGTCAAACATGTTGATGTTCTGGCAAAAATCGTTCCTGACTTCCAGCTTATCACTAAAATATGCAAGGCTCATCATGTCATAGGTTATCACGTATTTGCACTTGAACCAGATGAAGAGAGCACTCTGGCAGAATGTCGTAATTTTGCACCTCTTTACGATATACCGGAAGAGAGTGCAACAGGTACATCCAATGGGGCATTGCTATGTTACCTGCAAAAGTATCAGCAACTTCCAACTCCTCATGATCAGACTTATACGATTAAACAAGGATATACCATGAACCGGCCCTCAGAGATTCTAGCCAGATTAACTCTCGGCAGTTCCAATGAAGTCACACAGATTCAGGTCGGCGGTGTCGCAGTTCAGATAGAAAACATCCAAATTCACCTCCCTTAATCAGAAGGTGTTTCAGTACTTATAATACGAATACCTGTCTCATCTGAAGATTTTTCATGACCTTTATAATTGAATCTTA includes:
- a CDS encoding PhzF family phenazine biosynthesis protein, which translates into the protein MEIEVSTLHAFSDKPLGGNPAGVVLQAGHLSDSQMQEIARQVGFSETAFVMPSDQADFKVRYFTPSDEVNLCGHATVALFYLMEAEQLVDIGTYTLETLAGILKVVIETNGEVYLSQTLPEFGEIVDRQQIADSLHIPLHDLHAELPVQIVSTGLPDILIAVKHVDVLAKIVPDFQLITKICKAHHVIGYHVFALEPDEESTLAECRNFAPLYDIPEESATGTSNGALLCYLQKYQQLPTPHDQTYTIKQGYTMNRPSEILARLTLGSSNEVTQIQVGGVAVQIENIQIHLP
- a CDS encoding GNAT family N-acetyltransferase; the encoded protein is MKNNIWTGPKVRLRAILPTDWDKFHNNDSDSDCARLCDVINFPRSEDGTKAWAEHQASDGDRIMLAVETLDGVLVGSMSSNNCDTRNGTFTYGVAIFREFWRNGYASEAVKILLRYYFEELRYQKVTAHVYAFNEGSLELHERLGFVQEGKLRDMVFTNGQHYDEYLYGMTKSEYSNMKI
- a CDS encoding NADP-dependent oxidoreductase, which gives rise to MKAIVIEKFGGAEQLKEKEMPKPACGVNQVLIRIHATSVNPVDFKVRQGHMKEAADSFPLILGGDVAGTVTEAGSNVARFRAGDRVFARPRHFGTYAEYVAVDADIIARIPENLSFEEAAAIPLAAMTAWQALIDHGRLAKGQKVLIHAGAGGVGTYAIQIAKYLGAEVASTASESNEELLRSLGVDHFINYKKEDFSEILSNYDVVLDTMGGDIQRNSFKVLKAGGHLVSLVEQPDEKRAKEAGVTANVFMMEPKGNQLDQLAELAAEGKLRPIIDETYPLSEQGLREAHEKSETHHTRGKLVIRVE
- a CDS encoding type 1 glutamine amidotransferase family protein; protein product: MHTKKAYLYVFDTMSDWEVGYLIAELNSGRYFKKGLAPVEVVSVGVDKNPVTTMGGLEILPRISVDECMLESTDVLILPGGNTWMESIHEPILKKASTSLEKGHVVAAICGATVGLARIGLLDARRHTSNDLEYLKMICPHYVGEKYYEMVPAVTDDNLVTASGIAPLEFAMHVLRVLDVFTLETLDSWFNLYQTHEPTYFFELMNSIK